The proteins below are encoded in one region of Sebastes fasciatus isolate fSebFas1 chromosome 16, fSebFas1.pri, whole genome shotgun sequence:
- the LOC141752552 gene encoding BPTF-associated chromatin complex component 1-like, which produces MTSASAKVGEIFSAAGAAFTKLGELTMQLHPVSDSSPAGAKWTETEIEMLRLAVRRFGDDLNNISTVIKERTVAQIKSTVKRKLYEDSRVPISSESPKKTVKKTAVAMAPAPAPAAPAMIAVPTTQVVVATGMQNSPSLAPPIKKQKTADVTLSALNDSDVNSDLVDIEGLGDGSSNKKLNFDQESLNLDSSLIMNSSDLPLLSR; this is translated from the exons ATGACGTCAGCCTCTGCTAAG GTGGGGGAGATCTTCTCAGCAGCAGGCGCTGCCTTCACTAAGTTGGGAGAGTTGACGATGCAGCTTCACCCGGTGTCAGACTCCAGCCCAGCAGG AGCCAAATGGACGGAGACTGAGATCGAGATGCTGCGTCTGGCGGTGCGTCGCTTTGGAGACGACCTCAACAACATCAGCACGGTGATCAAAGAGCGCACTGT cgCTCAGATCAAGAGCACGGTGAAGAGGAAGCTGTACGAGGACAGCAGAGTCCCCATCTCCTCCGAGTCCCCGAAGAAGACCGTGAAGAAGACCGCCGTTGCCATGGCGCCGGCTCCCGCGCCCGCCGCCCCCGCCATGATCGCCGTGCCCACAACGCAGGTCGTCGTGGCGACGGGCATGCAGAACAGCCCCTCTCTGGCCCCTCCCATCAAGAAGCAGAAGACGGCAG acgtGACTCTCAGCGCTCTGAATGACTCTGACGTGAACAGCGACCTGGTGGACATCGAAGGACTCGGAGACGGTTCCTCCAACAAGAAGCTCAACTTTGACCAAG AGAGCCTGAATCTGGACTCCAGCCTCATCATGAACTCCAGTGACCTCCCCCTCCTGTCccgctga
- the LOC141752553 gene encoding ribonuclease kappa-B → MPSLLFCGPKMAACGIVISIWGVIMLAMLGIFFSAKSAVLIEDVPFTEEDIRNDKNPPQNIYSLYNQVGINCFIAAAIYVAVGAVSLCQVRLNKRQEYMVT, encoded by the exons ATGCCGTCGCTTCTGTTCTGCGGGCCGAAGATGGCAGCGTGCGGGATAGTGATCAGTATCTGGGGGGTCATCATGCTG GCGATGCTGGGGATCTTCTTCAGCGCCAAGTCGGCCGTGCTGATCGAAGACGTCCCGTTCACCGAGGAGGACATCCGTAACGA TAAAAATCCTCCTCAGAACATCTACAGTCTGTACAACCAGGTCGGCATCAACTGCTTCATCGCCGCCGCCATCTACGTGGCGGTGGGCGCCGTCTCGCTCTGCCAGGTCCGACTCAACAAGCGGCAGGAGTACATGGTCACATAA
- the LOC141752551 gene encoding uncharacterized protein LOC141752551, translated as MPGIIIQCYGLKESISAINDVMQVIPRNDPKIQDLLRPFVAKLKDEQDKETQGKKRKREEKDEVLKPLFKVLDQQESCTPDKEPNTDVFQARNRPWKKSICDVKTSGILETESIVVKVVQKSGLRPYQTKKKEKSFFFYVAVADETGTIKLKVYGRDRDKVIKEDSSYLLRNLINDENVIKVTASSKVSETKSVDVPEELQMEARKLIYPESPIYSVENVKSSADKTVVSVEGTVTEINPVKKIKVEYQRQKIKRQDFQLKDDTDSIWICMWDEGATQQSEGLSVGDVIKVSNLKTNQYFGTTTLNSTVCTKIDTVQSVGIQNVRIEIMGIMKANKKETQLEAQVNQHVHTFVAASRLLAKAFGFKLDGGFRESLLDNIPLSADAEIQGNQIKKITAA; from the exons ATGCCCGGAATAATCATTCAGTGTTACGGACTAAAAGAGTCCATTTCTGCAATCAATGATGTGATGCAGGTGATACCAAGGAACGACCCCAAAATCCAGGACCTGCTGCGCCCCTTTGTGGCCAAACTGAAGGATGAACAGGACAAAGAGACCCAGG GGAAGAAGAGGAAACGTGAGGAGAAGGATGAAGTGTTGAAACCTCTGTTTAAAGTCCTGG ATCAACAGGAGAGCTGCACACCTGACAAG GAACCTAACACGGATGTTTTCCAGGCGAGAAACCGTCCTTGG AAAAAATCCATCTGTGATGTGAAAACCAGCGGAATTCTTGAGACTGAAAGCATTGTTGTGAAAGTTGTTCAGAAATCCGGGCTGCGCCCATATCAAaccaaaaagaaagagaaaagttttttcttttatgtggcAGTCGCTGATGAGACAGGCACCATTAAACTGAAGGTTTATGGAAGAGATCGTGATAAAGTAATCAAGGAGGACAGCTCCTACCTCCTCAGAAATCTAATAAACGATGAAAACGTTATTAAGGTTACCGCAAGTAGCAAAGTGTCAGAGACGAAATCTGTTGACGTCCCAGAGGAGCTCCAGATGGAAGCTCGGAAACTAATTTATCCCGAGAGTCCCATTTACTCCGTTGAAAACGTCAAATCATCTGCTGACAAGACAGTAGTGAGTGTCGAAGGAACCGTAACAGAG ATTAAtcctgttaaaaaaataaaggtgGAGTACCAACGGCAGAAGATAAAGAGGCAAGATTTCCAACTAAAAGACGACACCGATTCCATCTGGATCTGCATGTGGGATGAAGGAGCCACCCAGCAAAGTGAAGGATTATCAGTTGGAGATGTCATTAAGGTTTCCAACCTGAAGACCAATCAGTACTTCGGAACTACAACGCTGAACTCAACTGTATGCACCAAAATTGACACG GTTCAGAGTGTCGGCATCCAGAACGTCAGAATTGAGATTATGGGAATCATGAAGGCCAATAAGAAGGAGACTCAGCTGGAAGCACAGGTCAACCAACACGTGCACACGTTTGTCGCGGCTTCTCGACTTCTGGCGAAGGCGTTTGGCTTCAAGCTGGACGGTGGTTTTAGAGAAAGTCTCCTCGATAACATACCGCTCTCAGCAGATGCAGAAATACAaggaaatcaaatcaaaaagatTACAGCTGCttaa